A window of the Lactuca sativa cultivar Salinas chromosome 5, Lsat_Salinas_v11, whole genome shotgun sequence genome harbors these coding sequences:
- the LOC111901524 gene encoding uncharacterized protein LOC111901524, which produces MTGHEFTLELLHRNPLKCLEVLRVSRESFVRQCAHFRVNYALKDSKHVSVEEKMAMFLMMIGYNQHYVIIKWRFQHSKQTIHKFFHEVLYKMLLFAHDIIVATSFNLNPNIPGHNRRLRRMFKGAVGALDGTLIHVVVPANKHDLYRSRGKGDCYQNVLAICDFNMMFTFVVAGWEGIAHDSRILSEALSNPHAPFLLPPSDKYYLCDAAYANIRGFMAPYRNVRYWLGDLRQRRALTNKENFNHAHAKLRNVIERAFGVLKAGDPILKRMAPFSLVTQRNITLACFALHNFIRREGLHDEYFARYDEPNVSVRNNNAVVDNDEDEIPTHGTTADREYMTHSLQTLEKQTCFSLQSAALWSTSSAAEGCRSGLQTSDNFTSEKQTAP; this is translated from the exons ATGACGGGacatgaatttacgttagagttacTTCACCGTAATCCTCTAAAATGTCTTGAAGTGCTACGCGTGTCCCGTGAATCATTTGTCCGACAATGTGCTCATTTTAGAGTAAACTACGCGTTAAAGGATAGCAAACATGTGTCGGTTGAGGAGAAGATGGCTATGTTTTTGATGATGATCGGTTATAACCAACATTATGTGATTATCAAGTGGAGATTTCAACACTCAAAGCAAACAATTCATAAGTTTTTTCATGAAGTGTTGTACAAAATGTTGCTTTTCGCACATGACATTATAGTAGCAACTTCTTTTAATCTGAATCCAAACATTCCGGGACATAATAGGAGGCTACGACGCATGTTCAAGGGAGCAGTTGGTGCACTTgatggcactttgatacatgtTGTTGTCCCTGCAAACAAACATGATTTATATAGAAGTAGGGGTAAAGGTGATTGTTACCAAAACGTATTGGCAATATGTGACTTCAACATGATGTTTACTTTTGTTGTGGCCGGTTGGGAAGGGATAGCACATGATTCTAGAATTTTATCAGAAGCATTATCAAATCCACATGCACCATTCCTGCTTCCACCATCAG ataaatattatctttgtgatgccgCCTATGCAAACATTCGAGGTTTTATGGCACCATACCGTAATGTCAGATATTGGCTTGGAGATTTACGTCAAAGACGTGCATTAACGAATAAAGAAAATTTTAACCATGCACATGCAAAACTTCGGAATGTCATTGAGCGTGCTTTTGGTGTCTTGAAAGCAGGAGACCCTATATTGAAGAGGATGGCTCCATTCTCGTTGGTTACACAACGAAACATTACCCTTGCATGTTTTGCACTTCATAATTTTATAAGAAGAGAGGGACTACATGATGAGTATTTTGCACGATATGATGAACCAAATGTCTCGGTTCGGAATAACAATGCAGTTGTTGATAATGACGAAGATGAGATTCCAACACATGGTACTACAGCGGATCGTGAATATATGACCCA cagcCTACAGACGTTAgaaaaacaaacatgcttctcATTACAGTCTGCAGcactttggtccacctcttctgctgcagaggGTTGCAGAAGTGGTCTGCAGACTTCAGACAATTTcacttcagaaaaacaaacagcaccttag